One genomic segment of Vespa velutina chromosome 10, iVesVel2.1, whole genome shotgun sequence includes these proteins:
- the LOC124952076 gene encoding chronophin-like, protein MSETKDLRNVKEEEIQRFLDSFDIVLSDCDGVLWHIDSPIENSIEALKKLQSFGKKIFLVTNNATTGTRKICERLRINGLETKDEQVIIPSKVIAWYLKKINFQGQAFTIAMEPFRKVLIDAGIELLDEKEPNVYPDNVPATVNSVKDRQSVKAVITDFDVNCNWAKLTLAISCLKRKDVLYLTGALDKWVSCGNGSLILGPGPLIDIVTEGSGRTPISCGKPSDTLRNYIFEFCNVINPKRCLFIGDTVNHDMKFGALCGFQKFFVSTGCDSFEDSQRNDDTRPEYYLPNFGQLLSILEAMA, encoded by the exons ATGTCAGAAACGAAGGATCTGAGAAAtgtgaaagaagaggagattCAAAGATTCCTCGATTCCTTCGATATAGTCCTGTCGGATTGTGACG GTGTTCTCTGGCACATCGATTCGCCCATTGAAAATAGTATCGAAGCTTTGAAAAAATTGCAAAGCTTCGGAAAGAAGATATTTCTCGTGACGAACAATGCAACGACCGGTACAAGAAAGATTTGTGAAAGACTTCGTATTAATGGTCTCGAGACTAAAGAT gaACAAGTTATTATTCCATCGAAAGTTATAGCCTggtatttaaagaaaattaattttcaaggtCAAGCCTTTACCATCGCTATGGAACCCTTTCGAAAGGTTCTAATAGATGCCGGTATTGAGTTATTGGATGAAAAG GAACCAAATGTTTATCCAGACAACGTTCCAGCAACCGTCAATTCGGTCAAAGATCGGCAATCAGTGAAAGCTGTGATCACTGATTTCGATGTGAATTGTAATTGGGCCAAATTGACCTTAGCCATTTCGTGTTTGAAACGTAAAGACGTATTGTATCTTACTGGTGCCCTTGACAAATGGGTATCTTGTGGCAATGGTAGCCTGATATTAG GACCGGGCCCATTGATCGACATAGTCACTGAAGGTAGCGGTAGAACGCCAATTTCTTGTGGAAAACCCAGTGACACAttgagaaattatattttcgaattttgtAACGTTATCAATCCAAAACGATGTTTATTCATTGGCGACAC aGTAAATCATGATATGAAATTTGGTGCCTTGTGTGGCTTTCAAAAGTTCTTTGTTAGCACCGGCTGTGACAGTTTTGAGGATTCACAAAGAAACGATGATACACGTCCCGAATATTATCTACCAAATTTTGGCCAATTACTATCCATCCTCGAGGCAATGGcttga